TGAACACCTCCCTGGGGTTGGCCAGCCCCTGGGGACGCCTCCGCACCACTGCCGCGCCCAGGATCCTGCCGCAGGCGACATCGCCAGGAGCGACTCGTACTCCCTGGCTCGGGGCGGCAAGCTGGTGTCGTCGCGCCCCTGGGCCTCCTCCGGGGCGCAGATCCTGGTCAACATGCACGCCCTAGAGGCCAGCGCCAAGGACACGGGCGGTAAGGAGCCGAGACGGCCGCCGTCGTCAGGCACGTCCTCGAGCGACAGTGAGAGCGACTCCGATTCGAGCGACTCGGACGACACCTCGGAGGACGAGTACGAGGTGCGAGTGACGCGGCGGCCGCCCGACCTCAGCCGCTTCCCGCTggccgaggaggacgaggagctcGAGCGGGAGCGCTGCGTGAACAACGGTGAGTGTAAGGTCGAAGTGGCGAGTGCGAAGTGCAGTGAGCGGAGGCAGAGTGAGGGCGAGAAAAGACTTCCTGGCGACGGCCACTCGCGCCCACACCTCGCCCAGGATGCCAGGGAGGGCGCGGGCGACGGGGGCGGAAACGATATTGATGCGAAGAACGACGAGAGTGATGACGAGgaagatgacgatgaggatgatgacgacgaagacgatgagagtgaaagtgacgaGACCGAGAGCACGGTGCGGGCGAGGTTGGGCGCGGGGGCGGAAAGCGGCGGAAATGAGCCGGGCGAAGGCGGCGGCGAAGGAGCGGCGGCGCCCCCGGAGGAGGACCCCAACGACACCCTCAGCACCCTTAGCGGAGACCTCAGCTTCGACGACCGCGACGTCGTTTCTCCTCCGCGCGAGAATGGCGTCGCGGCCGCCCAGGAGCTGGAGGCACTCCCTCAGGACGCCGCCGCCCCCGACTCCATCACGGACTCCCACACCGCCGCCGACGCGGAGACTCCCCGAGCGTCGGAGGAGCGCGTCGCCAGTGAGAGCCGCGTCCCCCCCGAGGGCGAAAGGAGCACGCCGCAGCGCGAGAGTGTCCCCGCCGGCGTCTTCTGCCTAAGTGGCTATCCCAAACAGGCCTCCTCCGGCCCGGCGCAGGACCCGAGCTCGTCACCATCCGGTCAAACCCGTCCTCAGCCCGAGCATGAGTCTGGCAGCGCCGCGGACGCTCCTGGGGAAATGAATCAAGTTTGCAAGCGGTCGGCGAGCGGAGGCCAGCACTCCGGCGGGGCAGCCCGCGGCATGGGGGCTGTGCAGGGTCGTGCTGAGGATGCCAAGAGTCAGGAGCGTTCTCAGcgctccctcccgttccctcctaAGTATGTAAGTGGCCACTCCCGCGTGGCTCTGCTACGAGGAACCTGGgacccctccgcctcctcctccgcctccccccgccACGAGGGCCACGGTGCTGACAGGGAGCCTcccaagcagcagcagcagcagcagcaggcccTCGGCGCCTCCGAGGATGTGCACCTTAATTCTCAACACGGCCACCATGCCGCGCCCCCGCAGGCTGCGGCGAGAGCTGAACGCCAGGGCGCCGCCAAAAGCAAGAGCAACAGCACCCTTGGCGACGGGGGCCATGCCCAACACTCCCGCCAGAGTCTGCAACAAGCAAAGCTTCCGAAACAGAGTAACGCGCAGCACAGCGCACAGGTGTACCAGCTCCAGCAACGACAACAGCAAGTGCATCAACATCAGAAGCGTCGagtgcaacagcaacagcaacagcagcagcaagagAGCAGACGACATCACGGTGGCAAGAACGGCGTAGTCAACCCTGCCaacaccaccgccgccaccaccaacTCACGTAATGACCATATTTTATTTGTTGGTGTTATTTAGAATGTGTTAGCGTGCTGGGTGCGCCGCGTGTCTCACTCCCTCGATATCCGTCAAATTGTCGTGTAACTTCATGCCGGGGACCCTGTTTTTCAGGATCCCGCTGCGAGCCGCGTCCCCTTCTGTCACACCTTTTGCTGCTGGGCACTCTTAATTTGATTGGGAATTCAGTGCCCAGTGCTCATTCTTTGACAGTAAACACGGAAATATGGCTAAACAGCTCTTATCATGTCACAGAACAATTCGTGCGACTAACACTTGcacttgtacacacaaacatataccataaccaaacataataaataaacacacacacacacacacacacacacacacacacacacacacacacacacacacacacacacacacacacacacacacacacacaagcactccaAGCACACAATTTGATCTTGTCCAGTGAGCATTGCCGCCCCCCTTCAGCGTTAGCTTTAAGTAAGCAAACTTTCCCTCCTCCGTCTTACCCATTACTTAAAAACCGAGCGAGATTGCGTTTAAAAAAACATATCCAAGCCCTTCCACAGATACCCAATGACTGATCCCAGATCCTATTACTTTTGCAACACAAGTTCCCTAATGTAATATCTGTCGGCTTGCATTCCGGGTGTGATATCAATAAAtcattcccctccactccctcctcactcctcctccaacCATACTTTAAGGTCTCaattacccccccttcccccctctttgtgTATGTTCGTTATTTATGTtcacttttaaaacttttttttgaaACTAAAATCATGTGGAGAGACGCGTGGTGGTCATCCAGCATATGTTTACGTTAGACAACATAGTTCTATGTAGGAGTCCGTAGCGACCTGACACGATTGTTTTGTATGGGTTATGTTACCGCGTGTGGATTACAGAATAGCGAAGTGGATAGGAGTCAGGACTGTATTTGTTTAATGTTGGTTAAATATTTGCATGGAAATTACGTGTTAGATTTAAGGATATCATGGAATTGTTAGGTTTGCAGGTTATCAAGATTATAGATTGAGGGCTCTGTAGAGTGAGCAAAGTTTGTATTAGTGTATTGAGTTGTATTTTATCGCATTGGACTCTCCGTATGGTGTATGCGATACAGGACTTGGCAACGGTTACAGGACGGTGAAGGATTGTATTGTACAGAGAACAAGTTACAGAACTACGAACTACGGATCTCTAACTGTAAGCTAGGAACTTGACCAAACAAAaagcgtaaataaaaaaaaagttaatagaaatagaaaataagatatacaaagaacataaagtataaaa
This genomic stretch from Penaeus chinensis breed Huanghai No. 1 chromosome 8, ASM1920278v2, whole genome shotgun sequence harbors:
- the LOC125028057 gene encoding AF4/FMR2 family member lilli-like, giving the protein MREHLPGVGQPLGTPPHHCRAQDPAAGDIARSDSYSLARGGKLVSSRPWASSGAQILVNMHALEASAKDTGGKEPRRPPSSGTSSSDSESDSDSSDSDDTSEDEYEVRVTRRPPDLSRFPLAEEDEELERERCVNNGECKVEVASAKCSERRQSEGEKRLPGDGHSRPHLAQDAREGAGDGGGNDIDAKNDESDDEEDDDEDDDDEDDESESDETESTVRARLGAGAESGGNEPGEGGGEGAAAPPEEDPNDTLSTLSGDLSFDDRDVVSPPRENGVAAAQELEALPQDAAAPDSITDSHTAADAETPRASEERVASESRVPPEGERSTPQRESVPAGVFCLSGYPKQASSGPAQDPSSSPSGQTRPQPEHESGSAADAPGEMNQVCKRSASGGQHSGGAARGMGAVQGRAEDAKSQERSQRSLPFPPKYVSGHSRVALLRGTWDPSASSSASPRHEGHGADREPPKQQQQQQQALGASEDVHLNSQHGHHAAPPQAAARAERQGAAKSKSNSTLGDGGHAQHSRQSLQQAKLPKQSNAQHSAQVYQLQQRQQQVHQHQKRRVQQQQQQQQQESRRHHGGKNGVVNPANTTAATTNSREGRNLRNARFCSYKSASVLASGPWNPCPWSPRPLPPQPPLSTLPRTARQGTPRAARWP